Genomic DNA from Thermus islandicus DSM 21543:
CTCGGGGCGGCAAGGTCTTCATCCCCTCCTTCGCCGTGGAAAGGGCCCAGGAGATCCTCTACGTCCTCTATACCCACGGCCACCGCCTGCCTCAGGCCCCCATCGTCTTGGACTCCCCCCTGGCCGAAAGGGTCCTTTCCCTCTACCCAAGCCTGGTGCGCTACTTCAGCGGGGAGGTGCAGGCCCACTTCCTGGCGGGCCGGAACCCCTTCCGGCCCAAGAACCTCGAGGTGACGGAAACCGTGGAGGCCTCCAAGGCTCTGAACCACGCCCCCGGCCCCATGGTGGTCATCGCGGGGAGCGGGATGCTCACGGGGGGGCGGATCCTCCACCACCTGAAGCACGGCCTCGCCGACCCCAAAAACGCCCTGGTCTTCGTGGGCTACCAACCGGGAGGAGGGCTCGGAGCGACCATCATCGCCCGGCCCCCCGCCGTGCGGATCCTGGGGGAGGAGGTACCTTTGCGGGCCAGCGTCCACACCCTGGGCGGCTTCTCCGGGCACGCAGGGCAGGACGAGCTCTTGGACTGGCTCCAGGGCCAGCCCCGGGTGATCCTGGTCCACGGGGAGGAGGAAAAGCTATTGGAGCTGGGCAAGCTCCTCGCCCTACGGGGGCAGGAGGTGGGCCTGGCGCGCCTGGGGGAGGGCGTGGGGGTTTAGGCCGGTTTAAAGCCCAGGCGCTCCAAAACCATACGGGTGGCGGGGCTTCGGTTTAGGGTGTAGAAGTGCACCCCCTCCACCCCGGCCTCCAGGAGCTCGGCCACCTGGCGGGTGGCGTGTTCCACCCCGATCTCCAGGATGGCCTCGGGGTCGTCCTGGTGGCGCTCCAGCCTGGAGAGAAGAGGCCCCGGGATGCTGGCCCCGCAGACCTCGGTGAAGCGGCGGAGCTGCGGGTAGCTGGTGATGGGCATGATGCCGGGGAGGATGGGGATGGCGATCCCCAGGCGCCGTGCCCGCTCCAGGAAGCCGAAGTAGTGGGCGTTGTGGAAAAAGAGCTGGGTGATGGCGAAGTCCAGGCCCGCCTCCACCTTGGCCTTGAAGTGGCGGAGGTCGGCCTCGAGGCTCCCGCTCTCCGGGTGCCCCTCGGGGTAGGCCGCCCCGCCCACGGAGAGGGCTTCCCCGTAGCGCTCCCGGATCAGGGCCACGAGCTCCGAGGCGTACCGGAACCCCTCGGGGTGGGGCCGGAAGACCCGCTCCCCCCTCGGCGGATCGCCCCGCAGGGCGAGGACGTTCTCCACCCCGCTGGCCACGAAGCGCCCAAGGACCTTGGCCACCTCTTCCCGCCTCTGCCCGGCCACGGTGAGGTGGGCCAGGGGGGTGAGCCCCAGGTCCAGGATGCGCCGGGCCCAGGCCACGCTCCTTTCCCGGGTGCTCCCCATGGCCCCGTAGGTGATGGAGACGAAGGCGGGGCGGAAGGCCTTCAGCTCCTCCATGGTGCGGAAAAGGGCCTCCTCCCCCTCGGGCGTCTTGGGGGGGAAGAACTCAAAGGAGAACAGGGGCCCCCGGCGGGCACGGAGGAGGTCCCGTATTTTCATGCGAACGAGTGTAGGCCCTGGGCCGCCGGGGGTCAAGGCCGAGGCATAATGAAGGCATGGTGGAGGTTCCCGAAATCCCCAAGGAGGCAGGCGTGACGCTTCCCGCCAAGGAAACGGCCCTCCTCGTGGTGGACATGCAGAACGACTTCGCCCATCCTGAAGGCGCCCTCTTCGTCCCCGACGCCCCCAAGACCATTCCGGTCATCCAGGGCCTTCTGGAGAAGGCCCGGGCGCGGGGGGCCAGGGTGGTCTTCACCCAGGATTGGCACCGGGAGGACGACCCGGAGTTCAAGATCTGGCCCCGGCACGCGGTGGCGGGCACCTGGGGGGCGGAGATCGTGGAGGCGCTTAAGCCTAGGCCCCAAGAGCTCGTCATCCAGAAGGTGCGCTACGACGCTTTCTACGGCACCTCCCTGGACCATTACCTCCGCCTCTTCGGGGTGAAGCACGTGGTGGTCACGGGGACGGTGGCCAACATCTGCGTGCTCCACACCGCGGGCTCGGCGGCCTTACGCTGGTACCAGGTGGTCCTCCCCGAGGACGCTACAAGCGCCCTCACCCCCTTTGACCTGCAGGCCGCCCTCCGCCAGGTGACCTTCCTTTACCAGGGCAAGGTCACCCGGGCCGAAGGGGTGGACTTTGCCTGAAGGCCCGCACCTCCCGCCGTGGTAGTCCCCCTGGAGAAGGCCGAGGGACAGGGGGAGCTTTCCCTCCTCCAAAAGGCCCTGGCCCTTGGCCTGCCCGTGGCCCCCACGTGGGCGGTGGCCCTCGAGGCGGAGTTCTTTCGCCTCAACAACCTGGAAGAGCGCATCCAAAACCTCTTCCGGGGGGTCTTCGGGGTGCGGATTGACGAGGAGCGCCTTCTCCTGGCGGCGGAGGAAGCCAGGCGGGCGGTGCGGGAGAGCTACCTCCTCCCCGAGCGGGCAGAGGCCTTCCTGAGGACCCTGGAGGGCAGGGGGCCCTTCCTCCTGCGCTACGCGGGGGAGGGCGCCTCGAAGCGGGCCGCCAACCCCCAGGAGGCCCTCTTCGCCCTGAAGCGCCTTTATGAGGCGCGCTTCCAGGTAGAGGCCATCCTGGAGCGTTACCCAAAGCTCATCCCCCCCTTCGTCCCGGTCCTGGTGCAGGAGGTGGACCCAAAAGAGGCGCTCCAGGAGGACCCCTTCCTCTCCCTGGACCTCTCCCGGGCCCTGGGCCGGGAGGTGGTGGTCTACGCCGCCAAGGGACAGGTGGTGCGGATAGAATCCCCCCATGGTGGATAGCCACGTTCACACCCCCCTCTGCGGGCACGCCGAGGGGAGCCCGGAGGCCTATCTCCTCCAGGCGCGAAAGCGGGGGCTAAGGGGGGTGGTCTTCACCGACCACGCCCCCATGCCCTCCTGGTACGACCCGGAAAGCCGGATGCGGCTTGCCGAGCTTCCCTTCTACGTTCTGGCCCTGGAGCGGGTGCGGGAGAAGCACCCCGACCTCTACGTGGGGATCGGCCTCGAGGCCGACCACCACCCGGGAACGGAGGCCTTCGTGGCGGAGGTCCTGCGGCGCTACCCCTGGGACTACGTGATCGGGAGCGTCCACTACCTTTGGGCTTGGCCCCTGGACCACCCGGACCACCAGGAGGAGTACCGCTTTCGGGACCTAAAGGAGGTCTTCCGCGCCTACTTCGCCGAGGTGGAGCAGGCGGCCCGTAGCGGCCTCTTTCACGCCATCGGCCACCTGGACCTGCCCAAGAAGTTCGGCCACCGCCTGCCCGAGGAGGCCCTCTTGGAGCTGGCCGAGCCTGCTCTTCGGGCCATCGCCGAGGGGGGGCTTTTTTTGGACGTGAACACCGCCGGGCTCAGGAAGCCCATCGGGGAGGTCTACCCCGCCCCCGCCCTCCTCCGGAGGGCCCGGGAGCTTGGCATCGGCCTCGTCCTGGGCTCCGACGCCCACCGCCCCGAGGAGGTGGGCTTCGCCTTTCCCGAAACCCAGGCCCTCCTCGTCGCCTTGGGCTTCCAGGAGGCCCACTATTTCCGCGAGGGCAGGCCCGTGGCCTACTCCCTGTCCAGGGCCTCGTAGACCTGGTCCCGCCTTGCCCCCAAGGGGAGGTCCTCCCGGCGCCCCCCGGCGGCCTCATAGGCCTGCACCGCCCTCAGGAGGCGCAAAAAGGCCTCGGCGCAGGGGTCGGGGGCTGGGGCCTCGTACTCCATGAAGGTCACCCGCTCGTACTCCTCCCGGTACTCCGCCTCCTCCCGTTCCACGCAGGCCTCGTAGGCCTTTAGGGCCTCGTCCACCTCGAGGCGGGCGCGCTCCAGGGCCGGCATAGCCACCTCCTTAAGTTTTAGTATATCAGGTTTTTTTACTCCTAAACCTCAAGCTGGCGGCGGGGATGGGGCCCTCCTGGAAGCGCTCCTCCCGCCAGGGATCCCCCCGCCAGTGGTACCCCAGCCGCTCCCAGAAGCCGAGCTCCAGGTGGTCCAAAAGGGTGATGGCCCGCACCCACTTGGCGCTCTTCCAGGCGTAGAGGTGGGGGACGAGGAGGCGCACCGGGCCGCCCCTCTCCCGGGGGAGGGGCTGGCCGAAGAGGGTGTGGGCCAGGAGGACGTCCTCCCTAAGGAGGTCCTCCAGGAGGAGGTTGGTGGTGTAGCCGCCGTAGCTCTCCACCAGGGCGGCCACCGCTTCGGGCCTGGGACGGGCCCGCTCCAGGAGGTCCCGCACCCTCACCCCCCGCCAGGCCACGTCCAGGCGGCTCCAGCGGGTCACGCAGTGGAAGTCCCGGGTGAGGTCCACCTGGGGCAGGGCGAGGAGGTCCTCGTAGGTGAGGGTCAGGGACTCCTCTACCAGGCCCGCCAGGGTGAAGCGCCACGCCTCCGGGGAAACCTCCGGCTCCTCCCCGTAGGTGAGGATGGGGAAGCGCTCGGTGAGGATCTGGCCGGGGGGCACCCTGTCCATACCCCCAGGTTAGGCCAAGGCCCCCCGGGGAAAAGGGGGCTAGGGCACCTAGCCCCGGTAGCGGATCACCTCCACCCTTTCCAGGGTCACCAGGCCCTCCCGCACCATCCCGTCCAGGACCGGGAGGAAGTCCCGGATCCGCTCCTCCTCGTCCACGATCTCCACCATGACGGGCAGGTCCTCCGAGAGCTGGAGGATCTTGGCGGTGTGGATGCGGGAGTGGGCCCCGTAGCCCATAAAGCCCTTGAACACCGTGGCCCCGGCGAGGCCGCGTTTCCTGGCCTCGAGGACGATGGCCTC
This window encodes:
- a CDS encoding MBL fold metallo-hydrolase; translated protein: MRIVPFGAAREVTGSCHLLLAEGQRVLLDCGMFQGREEAKNHGPFGFNPKEVDAVVLTHAHLDHVGRLPKLFREGYRGPVYATWATGLLMRLILEDALKVMEEPFFGAEDVEEALNHLRPLEYGEWLRIGELTLTLGQAGHLPGSAFLVVQGEGKTLVYSGDLGNREKEVLPNPSPPPKADLVLAEGTYGDRPHRPYRETVAEFLAILGETLARGGKVFIPSFAVERAQEILYVLYTHGHRLPQAPIVLDSPLAERVLSLYPSLVRYFSGEVQAHFLAGRNPFRPKNLEVTETVEASKALNHAPGPMVVIAGSGMLTGGRILHHLKHGLADPKNALVFVGYQPGGGLGATIIARPPAVRILGEEVPLRASVHTLGGFSGHAGQDELLDWLQGQPRVILVHGEEEKLLELGKLLALRGQEVGLARLGEGVGV
- a CDS encoding nicotinamidase; translated protein: MVEVPEIPKEAGVTLPAKETALLVVDMQNDFAHPEGALFVPDAPKTIPVIQGLLEKARARGARVVFTQDWHREDDPEFKIWPRHAVAGTWGAEIVEALKPRPQELVIQKVRYDAFYGTSLDHYLRLFGVKHVVVTGTVANICVLHTAGSAALRWYQVVLPEDATSALTPFDLQAALRQVTFLYQGKVTRAEGVDFA
- a CDS encoding sulfite oxidase-like oxidoreductase, which translates into the protein MDRVPPGQILTERFPILTYGEEPEVSPEAWRFTLAGLVEESLTLTYEDLLALPQVDLTRDFHCVTRWSRLDVAWRGVRVRDLLERARPRPEAVAALVESYGGYTTNLLLEDLLREDVLLAHTLFGQPLPRERGGPVRLLVPHLYAWKSAKWVRAITLLDHLELGFWERLGYHWRGDPWREERFQEGPIPAASLRFRSKKT
- a CDS encoding histidinol-phosphatase HisJ family protein — protein: MVDSHVHTPLCGHAEGSPEAYLLQARKRGLRGVVFTDHAPMPSWYDPESRMRLAELPFYVLALERVREKHPDLYVGIGLEADHHPGTEAFVAEVLRRYPWDYVIGSVHYLWAWPLDHPDHQEEYRFRDLKEVFRAYFAEVEQAARSGLFHAIGHLDLPKKFGHRLPEEALLELAEPALRAIAEGGLFLDVNTAGLRKPIGEVYPAPALLRRARELGIGLVLGSDAHRPEEVGFAFPETQALLVALGFQEAHYFREGRPVAYSLSRAS
- the metF gene encoding methylenetetrahydrofolate reductase [NAD(P)H] is translated as MKIRDLLRARRGPLFSFEFFPPKTPEGEEALFRTMEELKAFRPAFVSITYGAMGSTRERSVAWARRILDLGLTPLAHLTVAGQRREEVAKVLGRFVASGVENVLALRGDPPRGERVFRPHPEGFRYASELVALIRERYGEALSVGGAAYPEGHPESGSLEADLRHFKAKVEAGLDFAITQLFFHNAHYFGFLERARRLGIAIPILPGIMPITSYPQLRRFTEVCGASIPGPLLSRLERHQDDPEAILEIGVEHATRQVAELLEAGVEGVHFYTLNRSPATRMVLERLGFKPA
- a CDS encoding DUF190 domain-containing protein; its protein translation is MRLEGEAKLLRIFIGESDRYGGRPLYEAIVLEARKRGLAGATVFKGFMGYGAHSRIHTAKILQLSEDLPVMVEIVDEEERIRDFLPVLDGMVREGLVTLERVEVIRYRG